Genomic DNA from Segatella copri:
TTCTTCTCTCGGATGCGCACAGGCTCCTTCAAACGGATTTCTTTCTTCTTTCGTCCCATTTTATTTCCTTTCATTTCCGATGGTTAGACCTGCTTGGGATAATTGGTGGATACTGGCAGCTATCGACGAAGAGAAGAAAGCGGGTGCAGAATGGTCCTTTCTTGGGTAATGATGAGCGCCTGTTCTGGCAGAGAGCCGAGGACCGTAACCGTGCTACAGCATCGCTCTACGACCAGTTGGGTCTGGCATGCTATGAGGCCATGGAGGCTTTCGTGGAGTACAAGCCATTGTAATAACTTATTAACAATCACTGACAAAAAACTACCCATGCCCCCTGTTTTAGGGGCATGGGTAGGATTAACGACATAGATTCAAACGATACAAGTCGCTATCACCCTCCCCCAACAACCAGCATGATAAAATCATCATCAGTAAATCAGCTCAGTCCCTCAGTTCCTCAGTTCCTCAGTTCCTCAGTTCCTCAGTTTTGTTCTAGGGGGTATACTTGATACTTACAAATTGCAAGTAATTATATTTTATTATATATATAATATATATTATATATATAATAAACTTCTAAATAAAGATAAAAGTGAAGGGTCAGAGAAAAACTGAGGAACTGAGGAACTGAGGAACTGAGGAACTGAGGAAGATTTCTTATGCCATTTTGTATCTTGTTATTTGTTGTAGATATAGTATTTAAGCGCTCAACTCTATGTTTTCTCTTCTGAAAAAGTATGAGTTGCGGGGCGCAAAACGGCGAGTTAGTATTTTTAACATAAAGCTCTAAAGCAGCCAAAGGAGAATAAGAGAGGTTGAAACGTAAACAGTTGGGAATGAGTAGATTTGCACAAAGTTGCCAAATCGGCATAAAGCAAGCGAGTGAGGAATATTGAAGTAGTTCAGTTACTAAATCGTGAGCCACAGTTACCTATGCAAAGCAGGTAACAATGCGGAAAGGCAACTTTGTGCATCAACGGATTTTATTGCGCTGATTCTCAATGTTTTGCGTATCAAGGAACGCTTACAAAATGATTATATTTGCACACTCAAAATGTAAGCGTTATGAAAATCGAAAAATTCAAGGTGTTGCTCTACCTGAAAAAGAGCGGAATGGACAAGAATGGAAAAGCTCCCATCATGGGGCGCATCACGGTGAACAGGACAAGAAAAAGGGCGGAAGACCGCCCACAGGCAGAGTTCGCAAGCTGTCGAAGTCTGCCACGGTGAAGTTCTCAAAGCCAAGCTACGAGGCTTTGAGACTGAGGGCGAGAAAAGCCAACCGCAAGTTGGCGGAGTACATCCGTGAGTCCGCCTTGAACGGCGAGGTGGTCAGCGGACACAATGCAGAGACGGTAGCCATCGCCAAGAGCCGAATCTATGCAGGGAGGACAACCAAGTTGTCACCAAGTAGAACAGACTCAACCAACGGCAGAACATACCCAAGACCCTTGGAGTGGTATTTCTTCCATCGGCTTGGTTACAAACTTAAAATTAGAATCGAACATGAAAGAAGAACTATTGAAAGCCATCTATGGCACAGTTGAGAGATTGGAGCAGAAAGTCGATGAACTTTCTGACTCCACAAAAAACGCAGGAACGGAAAACGTTCCTGCAAGTAATGACACAACCAAGTTGGAGAAATTAATCATTGCTATGTTTGGCAAGGAAGAGGAAGTCAGAGGTAAAATATCCAAATTAAGAGATGCCATTGTTGTTTTTGCTGACCTTATTAAGGTTGAACTTGGCAAAAATGAGCAGCGAAGCAAGTTCTTGGTAGATGCTGTCAAGCAGATGAAACAAGAGCATACTGTCACCTCGAAGGTATTGCAGGAAAAACTTGAAATAATGAACAAATCACCTCAAAAGAAGGTTGTAACCCATCGCTTCGAGCCAACCTCAAAGAAAGTTCTTCTTTTCATTGGAGGCTTGGCTCTATCCCTTGTCCTCTCCATTTGGGCAATCTCACCCAATGGCGAGAGTATCAAGATTGGGAGGAGGCAGATTTGAAGTATAGGGCATTGAAAATGGTTCTTCCATCTGACGACCCGAATATTCGTTACATCGAAAAACATTTCAATGTCCAACGAGACGAAGACATAATTGATAAATTAAGAACCCAAGTTGATGTGTATGAAGATTCCCTCTATCAATACCACAAAATGATTGAGATTGCATTCTATAAAGATAGTGTAGCAAGACAACTTATTAATGAATCAAATAGAATAAAGATGCAGGTAAACCGTAAAAAAAAGTAAGTGAAAATATTGTTTTAGCGTTATTATGCAAAGTATAATCACGTACAACATAGTTTAATGTAGTTTAAATATTCTCTGAAAATTACTTTGTTTCAAAAAATCTTCATACCTTTGCACTCGGAATACAAAATGAAGCAAATAATTGCAGTTTGCTTTCGTTTTGGTGCAATTGTTCCTATAACCTTTACGCAAGGTTGATACAGCCCCGTCTGGGTAAAAAGGCGTATACTTTCCAAGAAACGTTAGATTCCAGGATTTAAAACATTAGTAGATTTTTTAAAGAAAGGAAACAGACTATGGAAAAGAAACTTAGTTTTAATGAGGTTCTTCCTATGGAGGAACTTGCTCCTGTTGAATTGGATGCTATTGTTGGTGGTAATGCCATCAAAATAGTTGGTACCAACGGTAATCACTGTAGCTGTGGAAACACAACTCAAACAACCCAAACCACCGATTCTACATCTGTGAAGAAACTATAAGTAGTCTTTTTTGACGGTGGAGAGTGGATTGCTGTTATCAACAATCCACTCTTTATATTAGAACATATTCTGTAATCAAGAAAATGGGAAATAATATGATTAATTTTGACGATATACACTTTATAGAGAATGGGGATGTCTCCTTGCTGTTGCATGTTCCCTCGTTTACACTTGTTAGTTTAAGTAGCGATACAGCAAATATACTTAAGTCGTTGAAAGACGGTGCTTCAATAAGCGATGTTGCCCAAAACAGCTCTATTTCTCTCGATGAAATAAAGAACTGTTTACTGAAATTAGAGGATATGTTTAAAAAGAATTTGCCTCCTTTGACACCTAATCCAACAACGGATGTCGCAGATAGAATTACATTACATATTTCAAATGATTGTAATCTCAGATGCAAATATTGCTATGCAAGTGGAGGCAACTACAAGATGAAACGCTCATTAATGACTACGGATACCGCAAAGCAATTTTATGATTTTTGCATACATCATTTCTCTCATATTGAAAAAATTGTCTTTTTTGGTGGCGAACCATGCTTAAATTTAAATGTGATGGAATACGTTTGCTCTCTTTTTAATAGCTACAAGTTTGATGACAAACTAAAGGATATGCCTAAGTTTGCCATCATAACCAATGGTACCATACTAAATGAGCGACTGTTGAAAATTATTGGAACATATATATCTTATATTACCGTTAGCGTTGATGGTAATAAGGAATTTAATGATTATAATCGCTTGGATAAAGCAGGTAATGGTTCGTTTGACAGAATAGCAAAGTTTATAGACACCGTTAAACAAATTGATAACGTTACAATTCAATATGAGTCCACTTTTACGAAATATCACATAAGAAAAGGAATTTCTAGAGATGAAATAGCTTCATATATGTCAAAACGATTTGGAATCAGAGGCTTTGTCGTTGACGAAATGAACGTAAAAGAGCATA
This window encodes:
- a CDS encoding radical SAM/SPASM domain-containing protein translates to MGNNMINFDDIHFIENGDVSLLLHVPSFTLVSLSSDTANILKSLKDGASISDVAQNSSISLDEIKNCLLKLEDMFKKNLPPLTPNPTTDVADRITLHISNDCNLRCKYCYASGGNYKMKRSLMTTDTAKQFYDFCIHHFSHIEKIVFFGGEPCLNLNVMEYVCSLFNSYKFDDKLKDMPKFAIITNGTILNERLLKIIGTYISYITVSVDGNKEFNDYNRLDKAGNGSFDRIAKFIDTVKQIDNVTIQYESTFTKYHIRKGISRDEIASYMSKRFGIRGFVVDEMNVKEHKDAYSINNLENLPESFTSILWAISFKKPLVSCQMSSKQFAVSTLGEIFPCHMDVGKECLNLGNIGGKNIFNSCTIQKSFPLFDLLANKRGLCPNCWARNLCDGCPRDFFYDEKNKCYQTTPNEDKCKSQREHIEKILLSISHLRQDKNKWHDYVQGINEMCKEKIC